The Orcinus orca chromosome 4, mOrcOrc1.1, whole genome shotgun sequence genome includes a region encoding these proteins:
- the LOC117200828 gene encoding N-alpha-acetyltransferase 50-like, with product MTLGCPAPYRRLGIGTKMLNHVLNICEKDGTFDNIYLHVQISNESAIDFYRKFGFEIIETKKNYYKRIELADAPVLQKNLKVPSGQNTDTQKIDN from the coding sequence ATGACACTAGGATGTCCGGCACCTTACCGAAGGCTAGGAATAGGAACTAAAATGTTAAATCATGTCTTAAACATCTGTGAAAAAGATGGCACTTTTGACAACATCTATCTGCATGTCCAGATCAGCAATGAGTCTGCAATTGACTTCTACAGAAAGTTTGGCTTTGAGATTATTGAGACAAAGAAGAACTACTATAAGAGGATAGAGCTCGCTGATGCTCCTGTGCTGCAGAAAAACCTCAAAGTCCCTTCCGGCCAGAACACAGATACGCAAAAGATAGACAACTGA